GGAGCTTTTTTCCTAAAAACCTGTAGCACTTGAGATAGCAGGGTTAATATTCACATAACTTTTCTAAGTAGTCTAGTTTTTTAGAGATTTTTTCTAGAAAAAATACAGCCCTTATTCCTGTGCCCCTGTCAAGCGCAGACTCCGTACTACAGTAGGATAGTTATTAAACTCTGCAAGCATCAAAGCTGTATAACCACCTTGGTTTTTTACATTCACGTCTGCTCCAGCTTTAAGCAACAATTGCACCGCCTCGCCATAACCCCGCGAAGCTGCCCACATCAACGCTGTCCCCCCCGCTGAGTCTTGGAGATTCACGTCTGCGCCCTTTGCCACAAGATGCTGTATCACGCCTGTATGATTGCGTTCCGCTGCTTTAATCAAAGCAGTTTTCCCATCATCACCTTGAGTATTGACATCAGCACCGTGGTTTAATAAAACCTTCACTATTTCAATGTGTCCTTGCATTGCGGCTAGCGTCAACGGTAGCTCACCCAAGTTTTTCTCTTTCCAATCTGCTCCTTGACTCAGCAGTGCTTCGGCAATTTGGCTGTGTCCCTGCAAAGCTGCCAGGAGTAGTGGTGTATCTCCCAAATGATTCCTCATTTGCACATTTGCACCTTGGCTGAGTAAGACTTCTACCACATCGGCGTAACCTTCTACCACGGCAAGGTGTAAAGCTGTTTCACCATCTTTATCTTGGACATTGACATCAGCGCCGTTAGCAAGTAGCGCTGCTGCGATCGCACTATGTCCCGCTGCTGCTGCTGCTGATAAAGCCGTACCACCATCCAGGTTTCGTACCTTTACGTCAGCCCCTGCTGCTAACAGTGCTTGCACAACTGCCAGATGTCCCAAATCTGCCGCAATCATCAGTGCGGTTTCTCCCTCTTCATCTTGGGCATTGACATCTGCATTAATTTGTAGTATTGCTTGTAAAATTGTGCTATGTCCAGCGCGTACTGCCAGTTCAAAAGCCGTGTCCTGATCATTATCTTTGACATCTACCTTGGCACCAGCAGCAAGTAAGACTTGCACCACATCAACGTGTCCTTTCAAGGCTGCTACCATCAAGGCAGTGCTGCCATCTTCATTAGTGGCATTGACATCTGCACCTCTGGAAACTAAAAGCTTTACAATGTCAAGACGATTGGCACTGGCTGCTAACATCAAAGCCGTCAATCCATAGCGCTTTCTTTTCAAATCGATGTTGGCACCTGCATCAAGAAGCGATCGCGCAATTTCCGTGTAGCCTAAATGAGCAGCAAACATTAACGGCGTAGTGCCATCGCGCTCCCCAGTATCTACCTTAGCACCCGCATTAAGCAGTGCTTGCACCAGCTTGATATCACCATTTTTTGCAGCCGACAGCAGCAAGACATCGTTATTTTTAGTCATTTGTCATTCGTCACTAGTGATTCTTTGCGTCAGAGCGTCTGCGCATCGTCTCATTTCCTCATCTCCCCATCTTCCCATCTCCCCATTCCCAATAAGCGTTATGCTAATTTTTATGAAGACTTAAGAATAGGGGCAACAGCTATGAGTCTGGAACTTTCACCATCAGTTAAATATTGGTTAAACTTTTTTCACCCAACCATGATGTGGGCGCTATTACTACTTTCCTTATATGCTGGGTATCTAGGGCTGCAAGTCCAACGTACCAGAAATGCTCAGGGTGAGGAAAAGAAAGAATTAATAAAAGGTAGATACAACGTCAAACATCACCAAATCGGCTCTATACTCTTGGCTTTCATGGTGGCAGGTGCTATTGGTGGTATGGCAGTCACCTATATCAATAATGGTAAGTTGTTTGTTGGGCCTCACTTACTAGGAGGACTTGGTATGACAAGTCTGATTGCCTTTTCTGCTTCCCTGTCGCCTTTTATGCAAAAAGGGGCAAATTGGGCGCGCATAACTCATATTGTGTTGAATTTCGTGCTTGTAGGTCTTTTTGTTTTGCAAGCTCTTAGTGGCGTGCAAATTGTTCAAAAAATTCTTAGTCAAGCATAGTTAATAGTCATGAGTCATTAGCTAATGACTCATGACTCATGACTCAGCGCTTTTTCTTAGAATTGACTGGAAAAGGTATGCCAAAAGATTGATGAAAATCTTCCTGGACTTTGCAGGTCAAGCGGCGGGAAACTTGGCGGACAATTTGGTTAAGTAGGCGATCGCCTGTAGAGTGAACCAGAGACTTGGGTAATCGTTGAATAAACCTGGGAAAGTGAATCGAAACAGTCAAATCCAATTCCCACTCCACCCGTGTCATTTCACCCAAGCAGATGGCAGAACCGTTTACCGCATTTTCTGACAATTGCATTGAAGCCCGATAATCCACATCATAACCAGGAGCGTGATAGTCAGGAATCGGGATAGTGCGGATGCGATAGACTCCTTCCTCTGGCGGTAATAGTTCTAAACCAATTTTTGGTTCGACTTCGTAACCAAAAGAACCGAAACGACCGATGACTAAGGCATAGCCATTGTTCCCCAACGGTTCCACCTTCATGGGATCAGCACAGCGCGAAAACCATGAGGCGTGATTATTGAGATATTCTGCAACGCTTCGGGCTGCAGCATACATTTCCATATAGTCGCTATAACGACCGTAAAACCTTGTTGCTGTGCCTACAGTTGCTTCTTGGGTTATTTCCCCAGCTTCTTCTAGCGTCGATGTCACGGACAAGAGTGCTTCAGTTGTGTCAAAAGACTGATAATCTGGGTTTTTTGAAATCATAAAAGCGTTCTTCTATAGTGAAAACGTTTATCTAAATTAATAATTCCCTTCGGAGGTACTAAGTTTCGTACTAAATCTTCATTTTGACGGAAATCTCAATCATCTGTCATGCAGTTCATCTAATCTGTACATAATCTCT
The sequence above is a segment of the Mastigocladopsis repens PCC 10914 genome. Coding sequences within it:
- a CDS encoding ankyrin repeat domain-containing protein yields the protein MTKNNDVLLLSAAKNGDIKLVQALLNAGAKVDTGERDGTTPLMFAAHLGYTEIARSLLDAGANIDLKRKRYGLTALMLAASANRLDIVKLLVSRGADVNATNEDGSTALMVAALKGHVDVVQVLLAAGAKVDVKDNDQDTAFELAVRAGHSTILQAILQINADVNAQDEEGETALMIAADLGHLAVVQALLAAGADVKVRNLDGGTALSAAAAAGHSAIAAALLANGADVNVQDKDGETALHLAVVEGYADVVEVLLSQGANVQMRNHLGDTPLLLAALQGHSQIAEALLSQGADWKEKNLGELPLTLAAMQGHIEIVKVLLNHGADVNTQGDDGKTALIKAAERNHTGVIQHLVAKGADVNLQDSAGGTALMWAASRGYGEAVQLLLKAGADVNVKNQGGYTALMLAEFNNYPTVVRSLRLTGAQE
- a CDS encoding DUF4079 domain-containing protein; the encoded protein is MSLELSPSVKYWLNFFHPTMMWALLLLSLYAGYLGLQVQRTRNAQGEEKKELIKGRYNVKHHQIGSILLAFMVAGAIGGMAVTYINNGKLFVGPHLLGGLGMTSLIAFSASLSPFMQKGANWARITHIVLNFVLVGLFVLQALSGVQIVQKILSQA
- a CDS encoding DUF1997 domain-containing protein, yielding MISKNPDYQSFDTTEALLSVTSTLEEAGEITQEATVGTATRFYGRYSDYMEMYAAARSVAEYLNNHASWFSRCADPMKVEPLGNNGYALVIGRFGSFGYEVEPKIGLELLPPEEGVYRIRTIPIPDYHAPGYDVDYRASMQLSENAVNGSAICLGEMTRVEWELDLTVSIHFPRFIQRLPKSLVHSTGDRLLNQIVRQVSRRLTCKVQEDFHQSFGIPFPVNSKKKR